A section of the Verrucomicrobium sp. GAS474 genome encodes:
- a CDS encoding NAD-dependent epimerase/dehydratase family protein, protein MSSSLKKKVIVTGGAGFVGTTLALAFRRLRPEWELLCVDNLIRPGSEGNRSRLKEAGIPFRHADLRVRSDIDSLPKADWLIDAAANASVLAGLDGDNGSRQLIEHNLGGTIDLLEYCKRHKAGFLLLSTSRVYSIPELAAIPVQVDNGAFAPDPFQLDAWPSGLTKEGVSTHFSTKPPVSLYGTTKLASELLALEYAHAFGFPAVINRCGNLAGAGQFGRIDQGIFAYWINAWLQKKTLKYIGFDGQGHQVRDCLHPDDLADLLVKQIENPGTAPSLQNVSGGNERSVSLKNLSAWCEEHLGPHAVESVPQTRPFDIPWMVLDAGEARARWDWTPKRSLDSIFAEIAHHGQNHPRWIETCLAEA, encoded by the coding sequence TTGAGTTCCTCTCTTAAAAAGAAAGTCATCGTGACCGGCGGCGCCGGGTTCGTCGGAACCACCCTCGCCCTGGCCTTCCGTCGTCTTCGTCCGGAGTGGGAACTCCTCTGCGTCGACAACCTCATCCGCCCGGGCAGCGAGGGGAACCGCTCCCGCCTGAAGGAAGCGGGGATCCCCTTCCGCCACGCCGATCTCCGCGTCCGCAGCGACATCGATTCCCTACCGAAAGCCGACTGGCTGATCGACGCCGCCGCCAACGCCAGCGTCCTCGCCGGGCTCGACGGGGACAACGGGAGCCGCCAGCTCATCGAGCACAACCTCGGCGGGACGATCGACCTCCTCGAATACTGCAAGCGCCACAAGGCCGGGTTCCTCCTCCTCTCGACCAGCCGCGTCTACTCGATCCCCGAGCTCGCCGCGATCCCCGTCCAGGTCGACAACGGCGCCTTCGCTCCCGATCCCTTCCAGCTCGACGCCTGGCCCTCCGGGCTGACCAAGGAAGGCGTCTCGACCCACTTCTCGACAAAGCCCCCCGTCTCCCTCTACGGGACGACGAAGCTCGCCTCGGAACTCCTCGCCCTCGAATACGCCCACGCCTTCGGCTTCCCCGCCGTCATCAACCGCTGCGGGAACCTCGCCGGGGCGGGCCAGTTCGGCCGGATCGACCAGGGAATCTTCGCCTACTGGATCAACGCGTGGCTCCAGAAGAAGACGCTGAAATACATCGGCTTCGACGGCCAGGGCCACCAGGTCCGCGACTGCCTCCATCCCGACGATTTGGCCGACCTCCTGGTGAAGCAGATCGAGAACCCCGGCACCGCCCCCTCCCTCCAGAACGTCTCCGGCGGCAACGAGCGATCCGTCTCCCTCAAAAACCTCAGCGCGTGGTGCGAGGAACACCTCGGCCCCCACGCCGTCGAGAGCGTCCCCCAGACCCGCCCCTTCGACATCCCCTGGATGGTTCTCGACGCCGGCGAGGCCCGCGCCCGCTGGGACTGGACGCCGAAACGCTCCCTCGACTCCATCTTCGCCGAGATCGCCCACCACGGGCAGAACCATCCCCG